From the genome of Chroicocephalus ridibundus chromosome 1, bChrRid1.1, whole genome shotgun sequence, one region includes:
- the SYPL1 gene encoding synaptophysin-like protein 1: MAGLRVDFGLLLEPLGFIKVLEWIFSIFAFATCGGFQGETTLQVSCKGVANKTVTAAFAYPFRLNTVVFSAPDPKRCGGTWTDVYLVGNFSSSAQFFVTLAVLSFLYCIAALVVYIGYKHVYQQNSKFPLTDLTITVITAFLWLVSTFSWATALADIKMSTGASAIPGIESCKAPGTTCRFASVTSMKTLNVSVVFGLLNMVLWGGNIWFVYKDTNLHNQSKRIPQQSPAIYSTQRGI; encoded by the exons ATGGCTGGCTTACGGGTGGACTTTGGCTTGCTCCTGGAGCCCCTGGGCTTCATTAAGGTCCTTGAGTGG attttttccatctttgctttTGCCACATGTGGAGGCTTTCAAGGTGAAACTACCCTTCAAGTTTCCTGCAAAGGTGTGGCAAACAAAACGGTTACAGCTGCTTTTGCTTATCCATTCAG GTTGAATACTGTTGTATTTAGTGCACCAGACCCAAAGCGCTGTGGTGGTACTTGGACTGATGTCTATCTCGTGGGCAACTTCTCCTCTTCTGCACAGTTCTTTGTTACGCTTGCAGTGTTGTCTTTCCTTTACTGCATTGCTGCCCTTGTGGTATATATTGGATATAAGCATGTGTATCAGCAAAACAGCAAGTTTCCACTAACT GACTTGACTATCACTGTCATAACAGCCTTTTTGTGGCTTGTCAGTACTTTTTCTTGGGCAACGGCACTTGCCGATATCAAAATGTCCACAGGGGCCAGTGCCATTCCAGGAATCGAATCTTGCAAAGCACCAGGAACAACTTGTCGCTTTGCTTCTGTGACCAGCATGAAAACTCTGAATGTGTCTGTG GTGTTTGGCTTGCTTAATATGGTTTTATGGGGAGGAAATATTTGGTTTGTATACAAGGACACCAACCTACACAACCAATCAAAGAGAATTCCTCAGCAAAGTCCAGCAATATATTCAACTCAAAGAGGAATATAA